Proteins encoded by one window of Cylindrospermum stagnale PCC 7417:
- a CDS encoding polysaccharide biosynthesis/export family protein gives MFIFPSAHMRAFSALCCVSLQVGVFLTTSFPSVVAQPSPSPGKSIEQPPSPPPSADVLNPDENEEISSQFSRYFLGAGDVINVAVQRPPGAYRLGIGDTISVSVQRFPDLSFQSQINPEGNLVVPLLGTLPLQGFTLPEAQEKIRFGLNRYLINPIIVLSLSGQRPDLSFQTAISPEGNIVVPQVGTISLQGLSLEESEEKIRLALSRIMLNPIVVVSLAGTRPVQVTITGEVFRPGIYPVTSLIPRIADTLPLAGGSTLTADLRQVQVRRKLIDGSIILQNIDLYAALQNGGSLPSLRLQDGDAIIVPRREVGTEEGYDRNLVARSTLAVPQIKVRVLNYAAGGIVTQALPNGSTFIDALGGINLNTASLRDITLVRFDPERGKAVTQRLDAKRALAGDATQNVALQDNDVIVVGRNLIGKITNLLNTVTQPFFNVQSFLNFFETFGGQSK, from the coding sequence ATGTTTATATTTCCCAGTGCTCATATGCGTGCATTCAGCGCCCTGTGTTGTGTCAGTCTTCAAGTAGGTGTTTTCTTAACAACATCTTTTCCCTCTGTTGTGGCTCAACCTTCACCATCTCCAGGAAAATCAATTGAGCAACCCCCCTCGCCTCCGCCAAGTGCTGATGTTTTAAATCCGGATGAAAATGAGGAAATTTCATCCCAATTCAGCCGCTACTTCTTAGGAGCAGGAGATGTAATTAATGTTGCAGTTCAGCGACCTCCTGGTGCCTACCGCTTAGGAATTGGAGATACGATTAGTGTTTCGGTTCAGCGCTTTCCAGATTTAAGCTTTCAATCTCAAATTAATCCAGAAGGCAATCTTGTGGTGCCCCTACTGGGAACTTTGCCCTTACAAGGGTTCACCTTGCCAGAAGCCCAAGAAAAAATTCGCTTTGGCTTAAATCGTTATCTAATTAATCCAATAATAGTTTTATCACTGTCAGGGCAGCGTCCAGACTTGAGTTTTCAAACGGCAATTAGTCCAGAAGGTAACATTGTAGTGCCGCAAGTGGGAACAATATCTTTACAAGGTTTGAGCTTGGAAGAGTCCGAAGAAAAAATTCGCTTGGCTTTAAGTCGCATTATGCTAAATCCTATTGTGGTAGTATCACTGGCAGGAACGCGACCAGTTCAAGTTACCATTACTGGGGAAGTATTTCGTCCAGGAATTTATCCGGTTACTTCGTTAATACCCCGCATTGCGGATACTTTGCCGTTAGCCGGGGGTTCAACTTTAACAGCAGACCTGCGGCAAGTACAAGTACGTCGAAAGTTGATTGATGGTTCCATAATTTTACAAAATATTGACTTATATGCAGCTTTACAAAATGGCGGTTCACTGCCTAGTTTGCGCCTGCAAGATGGGGATGCAATAATTGTCCCCCGCCGTGAAGTTGGTACTGAAGAAGGTTATGACCGCAATTTGGTAGCGCGTTCAACTTTGGCTGTACCGCAGATTAAAGTCCGGGTTTTAAACTATGCTGCGGGAGGTATTGTCACTCAAGCGCTGCCTAATGGTAGTACATTTATAGATGCTTTGGGAGGAATCAATCTCAACACTGCTAGCCTCCGGGATATTACCCTAGTTCGTTTTGATCCTGAAAGAGGTAAAGCTGTTACCCAAAGACTTGATGCTAAAAGGGCCCTTGCTGGTGACGCGACTCAAAATGTGGCACTTCAAGATAATGATGTTATTGTTGTTGGTCGAAATCTCATCGGCAAAATCACTAATTTATTGAATACTGTTACCCAACCTTTCTTCAATGTTCAGTCTTTTCTCAATTTCTTTGAAACCTTCGGTGGTCAATCTAAGTAA
- the crtB gene encoding cyanoexosortase B translates to MALSQQVNNTNRLQWLLSLAILGVLLLLYAPILLHWFDGWLHKNISTEHEYFSHGIIGLPFATYLGWINRKQWRRLPDMTHPLGAFLLLVGGVFYLSGVTEWVNLSLPTILAGLCLWLKGIPGFRLQGFSLLLIFLATPTALPYLIAPYTFPLQSFIAGTAGFILNQFGMEVTIDGINLYVGGKIVEVAPYCAGLKMLFTTFYVCLMLLYWTSALSSRRITIWFLSIAFVISISANIIRNTLLTYFHGTSQKAAFIWLHDGWGGDLYSACMLFSLVPLLNWMNSYFSVDSET, encoded by the coding sequence ATGGCACTTTCACAACAGGTTAACAACACCAATAGGTTGCAATGGTTATTAAGCTTAGCTATTTTAGGTGTTTTGCTGCTGCTTTACGCGCCTATATTGCTGCACTGGTTCGATGGTTGGCTGCACAAAAATATTAGTACAGAACACGAATATTTCAGCCACGGAATAATTGGTCTACCATTTGCCACTTATCTGGGCTGGATCAACCGGAAACAGTGGCGACGGTTGCCAGATATGACCCACCCTTTAGGTGCTTTCTTGTTATTAGTCGGGGGAGTTTTTTATCTTAGTGGTGTCACAGAATGGGTTAACCTTTCCTTGCCCACTATACTGGCAGGATTATGTTTGTGGCTCAAGGGAATACCCGGCTTTCGATTGCAAGGTTTCTCCTTGCTGCTAATATTTCTAGCAACCCCAACGGCATTACCTTACCTGATAGCTCCCTACACCTTTCCTCTGCAAAGCTTTATCGCTGGTACAGCAGGTTTCATTCTGAATCAGTTTGGCATGGAAGTAACTATCGATGGCATAAATCTATATGTGGGTGGAAAAATTGTCGAAGTTGCCCCATATTGTGCTGGACTGAAAATGTTATTTACTACTTTCTACGTTTGTTTAATGCTGCTTTATTGGACAAGTGCTTTGTCTTCTCGCCGCATAACTATTTGGTTTTTATCTATTGCTTTTGTAATTAGCATTAGCGCCAATATAATTCGCAACACATTACTTACATACTTTCACGGTACATCTCAAAAAGCTGCTTTTATTTGGCTGCATGATGGTTGGGGCGGTGATCTTTACTCCGCTTGTATGCTGTTTTCATTAGTGCCTTTGCTGAATTGGATGAATAGCTATTTCTCTGTAGATTCAGAAACTTAG
- a CDS encoding GumC family protein yields the protein MTPPIVKRYLIAFEKYKWIGLTSFTLVVAGSTVVAIQPEPPVNYVASAALTYIRPPVSFSATGTAIQQQGQDLNDQILLSDELIKAVAAEVKVEPKKIGSSVAITLPKKTRTGELETTIIGLKYQDSEEKRAEETLLELMKAMVKLSGEINTGRLRAIIDKINDRLPQAKQELQAAEKKLEQYDRIERTAILASENGSLLNGITTSQNLQRQIQFTISGIDAQIRSLENKLGLTVGQAYVSSALSADPIIANLRSQIYQAESQIALLRKDLRPEHPTMIQLQRQKAAAEELLQQRASEVLGGGGTAAPIRGNVTGIRTQSSLDPTRQGLANQMVSLQTQRETLQQQLTQEIKQAEQLRKEYSLIPNKQLERSRLEQVVGLKKAVYDQMQAKLTDAKTAEAETVTSLSIARPPIVTADVVKRKSVAVTLAVGGFLGAVIGGGVIFLLGSMEGILNTKEDIRDRLKQREVLLLGELPLMPVDDLPAGAIPVVLSPDSPYLEFYEKFRSNLRRIGGKNLKVLLITSVSSQEGKTASVYNLGIASARAGKRTLIIETDLRSPSGASSLNVTPDPDATIEPLRYYSSLSECIRLVPEVENLYILPSPGPVRQSAAILESSEMRRLIEDARQRYDLVILDTNPLSYSNDPLLIQPYSDGIVLVARPNYTQENMLNEAIDQLVESELGLLGAIINGADIIVSLPQPVEPPLASSREIELEIVPPSPNPEPEIVEKPEEVAAGASKK from the coding sequence ATGACCCCACCAATTGTTAAGCGCTATCTGATTGCTTTTGAAAAGTACAAGTGGATTGGATTAACCAGCTTCACTTTAGTTGTAGCGGGGTCAACGGTGGTGGCTATACAACCAGAACCACCTGTTAACTACGTAGCAAGCGCGGCACTTACTTATATTCGCCCACCAGTTTCTTTCTCTGCAACTGGTACTGCAATCCAACAGCAGGGGCAGGATCTGAACGATCAAATTTTGCTATCAGATGAGTTGATTAAAGCAGTGGCAGCAGAAGTTAAGGTTGAACCAAAGAAAATTGGTTCAAGTGTAGCTATTACTTTACCGAAAAAAACTAGGACTGGGGAATTAGAAACAACAATCATTGGTCTGAAATATCAAGATAGTGAGGAAAAGCGAGCCGAGGAGACATTGCTGGAACTGATGAAAGCAATGGTGAAATTGAGCGGTGAGATTAATACTGGGCGATTAAGAGCAATTATTGACAAAATTAACGATCGCTTACCGCAGGCGAAGCAGGAGTTGCAAGCGGCCGAGAAGAAGCTAGAACAATATGATCGCATAGAGCGAACAGCAATACTGGCATCAGAAAATGGCAGTTTGCTAAATGGAATTACTACTAGCCAAAATCTACAACGGCAAATTCAATTTACTATTTCTGGGATTGATGCCCAAATTCGCAGTTTAGAAAATAAGTTGGGGTTAACAGTTGGACAGGCTTATGTTTCTTCGGCTTTGAGTGCCGATCCAATTATTGCCAACTTGCGATCGCAAATTTATCAAGCTGAATCACAAATCGCCCTTCTCAGAAAAGATTTGCGTCCTGAACACCCGACAATGATTCAGTTACAGCGTCAGAAAGCAGCTGCTGAGGAACTGCTGCAACAACGTGCCAGTGAAGTTTTAGGCGGTGGTGGTACGGCTGCTCCCATTCGGGGTAATGTGACGGGTATTCGCACCCAAAGCAGTCTCGATCCTACAAGGCAGGGACTAGCAAACCAAATGGTGTCTTTGCAAACCCAACGCGAGACGCTACAACAACAGCTAACCCAGGAAATCAAACAAGCGGAACAATTAAGGAAAGAGTATTCTCTGATACCGAATAAGCAATTGGAGCGATCGCGCTTAGAACAAGTAGTTGGACTCAAAAAAGCCGTATATGACCAAATGCAGGCCAAGCTAACTGATGCTAAAACCGCAGAGGCTGAAACTGTAACTAGTCTCAGCATTGCCAGACCACCAATAGTCACCGCTGATGTTGTCAAACGAAAGAGTGTAGCTGTTACTTTGGCTGTCGGTGGGTTTTTGGGCGCTGTGATTGGTGGTGGAGTTATATTTTTGTTGGGGTCAATGGAAGGGATTCTCAACACCAAGGAAGATATCCGCGACAGGCTCAAGCAACGGGAAGTACTATTGCTGGGAGAATTGCCTTTAATGCCAGTTGATGATTTGCCAGCCGGAGCAATACCAGTCGTACTTTCGCCAGATTCTCCTTATTTAGAGTTTTATGAAAAGTTCCGTAGTAATTTGCGGCGCATTGGTGGCAAAAACTTGAAGGTACTGTTGATTACTAGCGTCAGCAGTCAAGAGGGTAAGACCGCGAGTGTTTATAATTTGGGCATAGCTTCTGCCCGTGCTGGCAAGAGAACCTTGATTATTGAAACAGATTTGCGATCGCCTTCTGGCGCATCATCCCTGAACGTTACTCCTGATCCTGACGCCACTATTGAACCCCTGCGCTATTATTCCAGTTTGAGCGAATGTATCCGCTTAGTTCCTGAAGTTGAAAATTTATACATTCTTCCCAGCCCTGGGCCTGTGCGTCAATCTGCGGCTATTCTCGAATCTAGCGAAATGCGACGGCTCATAGAAGATGCCCGTCAGCGTTACGATTTAGTAATTCTAGACACTAACCCCCTCAGTTATTCCAACGACCCCTTATTAATTCAACCCTACAGCGATGGCATAGTACTGGTGGCGCGACCAAACTATACACAAGAAAATATGCTAAATGAAGCAATTGATCAATTAGTGGAATCTGAATTAGGGCTGTTAGGAGCTATCATTAACGGTGCGGATATCATCGTTTCTCTACCGCAACCAGTCGAACCACCACTCGCATCTTCCAGGGAAATAGAACTGGAAATTGTCCCCCCTTCACCAAATCCAGAACCGGAAATTGTCGAAAAACCAGAAGAAGTTGCAGCAGGTGCTAGCAAAAAATAA
- a CDS encoding rhomboid family intramembrane serine protease produces the protein MFPLYDENPTRSTPYFTYGLIGMNILVFLHEVRLSDKPLEQFFQMYAVIPQELSTNFAGEWTTLITSQFLHGGWWHLISNMVFLWVFGNNIEDRLGHFKYLIFYLICGASAALCQWFIGMNSAIPSLGASGAIAGVLGAYILWFPQASVVTLVFLGFFITTIRVSAWIIIGLFFIQNLISGFATLQAAANMSVESGGVAYWAHIGGFVFGIIFAPFFRLFNRD, from the coding sequence GTGTTTCCCCTTTACGACGAAAATCCGACGCGAAGCACACCGTATTTTACTTACGGTTTGATTGGGATGAATATTTTAGTTTTTCTTCACGAAGTGAGGTTGTCAGATAAGCCATTAGAGCAGTTTTTCCAGATGTATGCGGTAATACCTCAAGAGTTAAGCACTAACTTTGCTGGGGAGTGGACAACGCTAATTACATCGCAATTTTTACATGGCGGTTGGTGGCATCTGATATCAAATATGGTGTTCCTCTGGGTCTTTGGCAACAATATTGAAGACCGCTTAGGTCATTTCAAATATCTGATTTTTTATTTAATTTGTGGTGCTTCAGCCGCTTTGTGTCAGTGGTTTATTGGAATGAATTCTGCGATTCCTTCTCTGGGGGCTAGTGGTGCAATTGCTGGGGTTTTGGGTGCCTATATTCTTTGGTTTCCCCAAGCTAGCGTTGTGACTTTGGTTTTTTTAGGATTTTTCATCACCACAATCAGGGTTTCGGCATGGATAATCATTGGGCTTTTCTTTATCCAGAATCTCATATCCGGTTTTGCCACTCTCCAAGCCGCAGCTAACATGAGTGTGGAATCAGGGGGAGTTGCTTACTGGGCACATATCGGGGGCTTTGTTTTTGGGATTATTTTCGCGCCCTTCTTTAGGTTGTTTAACCGCGATTAA
- a CDS encoding cyanoexosortase B system-associated protein produces the protein MIGLSKFVKQQQLSQVAALLLLLLLLAMGGIPSYLTGDWQWKEPPPVTSLKELKQIRKVGLSLRGWQTLEQAEQQIGEGHWSWQLIKKENSPIQAVLLLHPQNGPRDQPEVEWTDISGWGRSHWGKWNVAQYRSAEFTVKQPAKSDSKAEINVKARFFRASTQQDTFAVLQWYAMPNGGNPSPFHWFLADQLAQLGKKRIPWVGVSILILMEPLGQVEKSWSLAQSLGETVQAALMAGPLSNNT, from the coding sequence ATGATTGGCTTATCCAAATTTGTCAAGCAACAGCAATTGTCTCAGGTAGCGGCGCTTTTGTTATTACTACTACTATTGGCGATGGGAGGCATTCCTAGTTACCTAACAGGAGACTGGCAATGGAAGGAGCCACCACCTGTCACTAGCCTCAAGGAATTGAAACAGATCCGCAAGGTGGGATTAAGTCTTAGAGGTTGGCAAACTCTTGAACAAGCAGAACAACAAATTGGCGAAGGCCATTGGTCTTGGCAGTTAATCAAGAAAGAAAACTCGCCAATCCAAGCTGTACTGCTTTTGCACCCACAAAACGGCCCTAGAGATCAACCAGAAGTGGAATGGACAGACATTAGCGGTTGGGGTAGGTCTCATTGGGGTAAATGGAACGTTGCTCAATATCGCTCCGCTGAGTTTACTGTTAAACAGCCAGCCAAGTCAGATTCCAAAGCCGAAATCAATGTCAAAGCTAGGTTCTTTCGCGCTTCCACACAACAGGACACCTTCGCTGTGTTGCAATGGTACGCGATGCCAAATGGTGGTAATCCCTCACCTTTTCATTGGTTTTTGGCAGATCAATTGGCACAGTTGGGTAAGAAACGGATTCCTTGGGTGGGTGTGAGCATTCTGATCTTAATGGAGCCTTTGGGACAGGTGGAGAAATCTTGGTCTTTAGCTCAGTCTCTTGGTGAGACAGTGCAAGCTGCATTGATGGCGGGGCCGTTGTCAAATAATACATAG